CGTACATTACACTCTGAGCCCGTTGTGTGTGACGTTACATTAGGAGCAGTATGAGTTTTTCTCCAATGGGGATATAATGCTTCACAAGCTCTTCTGACTGATACTGCCCAGCATGGCTTCATATGCATTCCTCAGGAATTGAGTTTCATTGATTTGGTAGCGAGCACTCTCACCAGACCTTCCTCTATCCCTGTTACACATGAATCGTCTGTCTCCTCTGCTTCAATGGTATGATTAGTAGGTCAGTTCCTGATGGATTGTCTTTGATTGAAATATTAAATTCCTCTAGGTTTGATtcctaaccaacaggtgttgtGCCAATCGACACTAGATAGAGGCTTGTAAGAGCTTTGAATGGGCTTGAAGATGTGCTCTGGACTCTCAGCCTAGTTAAGGAAGCATTTGTAATCTGATCTATACAGTACCTACCCTGTAAAGAGTGAGGGAGTGTACACACACTAATCTCAATCTAATTTTGTTGAACACATAAAGATCAATTGATTTGAAAATGTATCAAATTTGTCTAACCGCCTACGTTTGCTGTCAGAGGCAGTCGACTCAGTGCTCCATTAGCCAGCCTAGCCCAGCGCCCTGCAGAATTGTGTTAAGCATTTCCCATCCCAAACACTTGTGGCACTAAAGGTCTCTAAATTCACTCCCCCTCCATCCATGTGCCCTGCAGACACCAGGACCTGCCGTGTGAATGAGTTTAGCTGTGGTGCCGGGTCCACCCAATGCATCCCGGTCTTCTGGAAGTGTGATGGCGAGAAGGACTGCGATAACGGCGAGGATGAAATTGACTGCGGTGAGTTGCTTTGCCATGTAGGGCAAGAGGTGTCCCTCGAACTGCTAGGTGGATTTCCTTACTATGCATTTTTGACTGACTCCAAGCAGCAACAGTTAATTTAGGAGTACATGGTTGTTGATTCCTACATTGGCGTCACAGTACTGAGTACTCTGTTCACTCACACAGGTAACATCACGTGCGCCTCGCTGGAGTTCACCTGTGCGAGCGGCCGCTGCATCTCCCGTAACTTTGTGTGCAACGGCGAGGACGACTGTGGCGACGGGAGTGACGAGCAGGAGTGCGCCCCGTCGTCCTGCGGCCCCAGCGAGTTTCAGTGTGGCAACGCCACCTGTATCCCTGGCAGCTGGGTGTGTGACGACGACGTGGATTGCCAGGACCAATCGGACGAATCCCCTCAGCGCTGTGGTCGCCACCCCACGCCCCCGGCTAAATGTTCACCCAGCGAGACTCAGTGTGGCTCTGGGGAGTGCATCCACCGCAAGTGGCGCTGTGACGGAGACCCCGACTGCAAGGACGGCAGTGACGAAGCAAACTGTTGTAAGTGTGGAGCGGCTTAATCAGACCGCCTGCAATTTCCAGCAGGCCAGCCGATGTACcttattttggttactacttttttttttttttgctacaCAGGTCAGATTGCGCTGATTTCATATGATCATAAATGGAGCCTTCTATTAAAATAAAACTATTGCAATAAAAGGATCTGGCCATAAAAAAACATGCTTGTCTTTATACTCTGTGTTCACAGCAGCTGTCATGGGTTTCAGTTTTTTTATGTTTATGACTGGTGTAGGTATTGAGTGCTAATGGGTTAAGGGTTAATGGTGTAACAGgtctgtgtcctctcctctccagctgttcGTACCTGCAGGCCAGACCAGTTCAAGTGCGAGGACGGCACCTGTATCCACGGCAGCAGACAGTGCAACAGCTTGCGTGATTGTGCAGATGGCACCGACGAAGTCAACTGCAAAAACTGTGAGTGTTCAACCAGAAGTAATGTCGTCCCGAACGAATGTACATGGTGTTTCTACACTACAGAACGTTTCCGACACGAGGTCATTTTTGCGTCTGTGTTCAGTTATTCCTGTATGAGTTGGGTCAAAATATGCTCAATAAATACTTTAATTTGATATTCAGGATTACAGCAATGTGATGATGGAAGTATTGACTTCAAGCCATCACATGAATTGCGTTGGTTGCACGTCTCCGTGTTTCTATGGGGGACATGAACAACATCTTGTAGACGGTCGACTCTCAATCTCCTACACCCACTTCCATTGTGTGACTGTACCTGTATAACAGCCTCACCGTTTGTAATGCCACGTTCTTTCTCTTTCTCGACTCAGTGACTCAGTGCAACGGCCCTGACAGGTTCAAGTGTCGGAGTGGCGAGTGTATCGAGATGAGCAAAGTGTGCAACAAGGCCCGGGACTGTCCTGACTGGAGCGACGAGCCCATCAAAGAGTGCAGTAAGTGGATGGACGGGAACCAAACCGGTTTATAATTAAGCAGTAGAAGCGACGTGAGGACGAGATCAGTTGGTGTGTGTAGTCTTGTGACTTGTTCAGTCACGATGAAGAGCCATGAGTGCTTTCACTGGAGTGGGTTGCCTTGCAAGTTGCAATACTGCCCTGGTTGTAGACCACAGAACATTATGGGGTTGACGCAAGTGTTCGGTCTGTTTGTGTATACCACTTACTATATACATTTGACCCTTTTGACCTGTCCCATGGAAGATACCTCGTCTTGTCCTTGTCAAACTCGTCCTACGCTACAGCGATTCCCATTAGTCCACTATCGTTCAGCCAGTCCACTGATGTGATTTTTTTTCAGGCAGGCCTTTGTTTGTGAATAAAGAGTAACCACCGTTCTGCTGTTCCCGTCTCAGACCTGAACGAGTGTCTGCTGAACAATGGCGGCTGCTCCCACATGTGCAGGGACATGGTGATTGGCTACGAGTGTGACTGCACCCCTGGACTGCAGCTCATAGACCGTAAAACCTGTGGGGGTAGGAGCCATATCTAATCATTAACCCATACACTATTTGATATTAACTCTCGTGcgaaataaaggtgttttcagcTGACATTTGTAACTGGGTATTGAGACTTACTACACCTCTTACATTTTAACTCTGCGTTCACAACTAAATTCATTGACCTGTTAGTGACTCATGTTTTTCCCTTTCCTGCAGACATCGACGAGTGTATGAATCCTGGGATCTGTAGTCAGATCTGTATCAACCTGAAGGGAGGGTACAAGTGCGAGTGCCACAACAGTTACCAGATGGACCCCACCACGGGAGTGTGCAAGGCCGTGGGTAAGTTGGCTCAGCCTGGCGTGTATACACCATGCTGTACCACCACGAGCACATGGCAGAGGGATGCCTAGGCAGACGTTGGCTGCGCTAGAGGAACGCAGCGTCACTAATGGGCATCCGGTCCAATGGACTCTGTACCCCATGTCGATCTGTCCTGATCAATGTGTTTGACTTAAGCTGCTATATATTTTATTGTAGTCCAAGCTCAAATGGAAAAGCGGTGATAGTTTGCAACGACCTTGATCTGAGAAGTCCAGCTGGGGGATGTTTGTTTTGTGCCATTTCTGACTCGGTGACTCGTGATTAGTGTTCTGACTTGAAAGGCTCCATTGTATTGGCATTATGAATGAGTGTCTGTGGCTCCCTCAAGGCACGGAGCCCTGTCTGATCTTCACTAACCGGAGGGACATCCGGAAGCTGGGTCTGGAGAGGAGGGAGTACACGCAGATCGTGGAGCAGCTGCGTAACACAGTGGCACTGGATGCAGACTTCACCCAGCAGACGCTCTTCTGGGCTGACCTGAGCCAGAGGGCCATCTTCAGGTAGCTATGGGTCCCATCTTCAGGTGCAACGTGTCCCGTCACGCCCACATGCGATTTACGTCTCAGCCCATAGATGGTCTATCATGGAGTCTGTGTTCACCTTGACCTGTTATCACTGGTTTGACTGACGTATGAAATCAGTTTTACATGGTAACCAGGGCCAAAGTTCAATGAGCATATGTTCGCTATACTTCCCAGCAGTAAACCATTCAACCCTACAAACTATTCTTATTTATTTTTGGCTCAATGAGTAACCTCAAACCGAGCACAGATGTTTCTCAACCCCTTGTCTTTCCAGCACGGTGTTGGATAAGCGAGGAGATGTAGGAAGTCATGTGAAGGTGATAGATAACATCCAGACACCAGTGGGGATCGCAGTTGACTGGATCTACAAGAACATCTACTGGTCAGACCTCGGTACCAAGACCATAGCTGTGGCCAACTTCATCGGCACCAAGCGGAAAGTTCTCTTTGACAGCGGTTTGAAAGAGCCTGCGTCCGTCGCTGTTGATCCACTCTCTGGGTAAAGTTCCTGTATTTAATGGGGTTCTGCATTTCTGTTGACCAGTTCCTGAATGCTTCCACCTTTCTGAACCCTCATAATGATTTGATCTCCTCTCTGCCCGTCTTCTAGCTTCTTGTACTGGTCAGATTGGGGTGAACCAGCTAAGATTGAGAAGTCTGGCATGAACGGGGTTGACAGGCAGGTCCTGGTCGAGACTGATATTCAGTGGCCCAATGGAATCACTCTGGGTGGGTAAAGCTGGATTCTGGTTGTCCTGTCACTGCATTATACCTAATGTGCATTTACCCTTTGAGCAGGTTCAATTGCTTTGACGGCGACAGGGTGTGATGAAGATGTCTATTCATTTCCTTCCCTTAGACCTGATCAAGAGTAGACTGTATTGGGTGGACTCAAAGTTGCACATGCTCTCTAGTGTCGACCTGAACGGAGACAACCGGAGGAAAGTGCTCCAGTCCCCAGAATACCTGGCTCACCCCTTCGCTGTCACTGTGTTTGAGGTATGGCTCTCGATGCACTGTGTGGGTGGTGAAATGTGGCGTGTGTGTATATAACAAGTGTGCGAAAGCTACTTCCTGTAACTAATACACTGGCAGGGCAATTGACAGGTTTTACTTTtgcgtctacaatttgattgctTCTCGTGTTAATGCTACCCAGCATTAACACAACGCATGCTTTTATTGACATTCATAATTTGTCATTTGCTAAGTCTCTGTTCAAAGTGATTAGTTGGTTTCAACATAACTGGTTTTCTGCAAACCTCATGATTTTCTCCATGTGTGGTAATCAACGGCATTTACCCCTGGTGGCATTTGACAGATTTACTGTTAGAATAAATATCTTTTCGGTGTCTTCAAGTCTTTCCTTCTCTGAAGCATAGGTTTCAAGCCATTTCTACTGGCATCTGCTCTGGGGTTTAGTGTGACTGGTTTTGTTTCAGGATCGAGTGTTTTGGACAGATGGGGAGAACGAGGCAATCTACGGCGCAAACAAGTTCACAGGCTCTGATGTGATTACCCTGGCAAGCAATCTGAACGAGCCACAGGACATCATTGTTTACCACGAGCTAATCCAGCTGCCTGGTAAGGCTGCCAGATGTTAGCCCTCTCTCCCAAGCCCCAGTGATCAGGCAAAGCTAGTTAGCCTAGATCACAGGGAGAGGGCTGTGTTGCCTCTGTGAAATTCACAGCTCAGCACTCATATGTAACAGTCTTCAGTCAACTCCATTGACTCCCTGTAACCGTTAGATACGGAAAGGTCAAAAACAAGGATCCTGCCATGCGCTAACTGGCTAGCCTCTCTAAATGCTTTAAAAAAACACTTGGACTAGGATATTTTAGGACATCAAAATGCTGTCATGTAGGCACGACGATTGATCTGTTTTTTTTAAGGCAAAGTAGCGTAGTTCTTCACGTAATGTATGGGGCAGTAGCCACTGCCTGTGCCAACTGGTTCCCTCCATTTTTGATTCCACACAGGGACGAACTGGTGCAATGAGAAGGCTCAGAATGGTGGCTGTGCCTACATGTGCCTGCCAGCTCCACAGATCAACAAATACTCCCCCAAATACACGTGCGTGTGTCCGAAAGACCAGACGCTCGCTACAAATGGCCTTCACTGTCGACCAGGCAAGTACCTTAACGTTAACATCCGGTTGGGCAGTGAGGGGTTA
The sequence above is drawn from the Oncorhynchus gorbuscha isolate QuinsamMale2020 ecotype Even-year linkage group LG11, OgorEven_v1.0, whole genome shotgun sequence genome and encodes:
- the LOC124048718 gene encoding very low-density lipoprotein receptor-like isoform X2, translated to MVTSILGLLILPICLQQCGVVHGSKTECEPSQFQCGNGRCIPSVWQCDGDEDCSDGSDEHICVRKTCAAVDFVCRNGQCVPKRWHCDGEPDCEDGSDESVDVCHTRTCRVNEFSCGAGSTQCIPVFWKCDGEKDCDNGEDEIDCGNITCASLEFTCASGRCISRNFVCNGEDDCGDGSDEQECAPSSCGPSEFQCGNATCIPGSWVCDDDVDCQDQSDESPQRCGRHPTPPAKCSPSETQCGSGECIHRKWRCDGDPDCKDGSDEANCSVRTCRPDQFKCEDGTCIHGSRQCNSLRDCADGTDEVNCKNLTQCNGPDRFKCRSGECIEMSKVCNKARDCPDWSDEPIKECNLNECLLNNGGCSHMCRDMVIGYECDCTPGLQLIDRKTCGDIDECMNPGICSQICINLKGGYKCECHNSYQMDPTTGVCKAVGTEPCLIFTNRRDIRKLGLERREYTQIVEQLRNTVALDADFTQQTLFWADLSQRAIFSTVLDKRGDVGSHVKVIDNIQTPVGIAVDWIYKNIYWSDLGTKTIAVANFIGTKRKVLFDSGLKEPASVAVDPLSGFLYWSDWGEPAKIEKSGMNGVDRQVLVETDIQWPNGITLDLIKSRLYWVDSKLHMLSSVDLNGDNRRKVLQSPEYLAHPFAVTVFEDRVFWTDGENEAIYGANKFTGSDVITLASNLNEPQDIIVYHELIQLPGTNWCNEKAQNGGCAYMCLPAPQINKYSPKYTCVCPKDQTLATNGLHCRPEANVSTAIREVDSTARGSVAAWVILPVLFLAMAAAGGYLMWRNWQLKNKKSMNFDNPVYLKTTEDDLNIDISRHSSNIGHTYPAISVVNTEDDLS
- the LOC124048718 gene encoding very low-density lipoprotein receptor-like isoform X1, with the protein product MVTSILGLLILPICLQQCGVVHGSKTECEPSQFQCGNGRCIPSVWQCDGDEDCSDGSDEHICVRKTCAAVDFVCRNGQCVPKRWHCDGEPDCEDGSDESVDVCHTRTCRVNEFSCGAGSTQCIPVFWKCDGEKDCDNGEDEIDCGNITCASLEFTCASGRCISRNFVCNGEDDCGDGSDEQECAPSSCGPSEFQCGNATCIPGSWVCDDDVDCQDQSDESPQRCGRHPTPPAKCSPSETQCGSGECIHRKWRCDGDPDCKDGSDEANCSVRTCRPDQFKCEDGTCIHGSRQCNSLRDCADGTDEVNCKNLTQCNGPDRFKCRSGECIEMSKVCNKARDCPDWSDEPIKECNLNECLLNNGGCSHMCRDMVIGYECDCTPGLQLIDRKTCGDIDECMNPGICSQICINLKGGYKCECHNSYQMDPTTGVCKAVGTEPCLIFTNRRDIRKLGLERREYTQIVEQLRNTVALDADFTQQTLFWADLSQRAIFSTVLDKRGDVGSHVKVIDNIQTPVGIAVDWIYKNIYWSDLGTKTIAVANFIGTKRKVLFDSGLKEPASVAVDPLSGFLYWSDWGEPAKIEKSGMNGVDRQVLVETDIQWPNGITLDLIKSRLYWVDSKLHMLSSVDLNGDNRRKVLQSPEYLAHPFAVTVFEDRVFWTDGENEAIYGANKFTGSDVITLASNLNEPQDIIVYHELIQLPGTNWCNEKAQNGGCAYMCLPAPQINKYSPKYTCVCPKDQTLATNGLHCRPVSPSTPSKDDGKALIRPTDPQVTTVPKVVPQPVPAEANVSTAIREVDSTARGSVAAWVILPVLFLAMAAAGGYLMWRNWQLKNKKSMNFDNPVYLKTTEDDLNIDISRHSSNIGHTYPAISVVNTEDDLS